A genomic segment from Glycine soja cultivar W05 chromosome 20, ASM419377v2, whole genome shotgun sequence encodes:
- the LOC114403696 gene encoding trihelix transcription factor PTL-like: protein MGDPYGLPEDLRRLIPARSTHLNPSDTHLIEPLCVHHGLSSAVAAATASATPPITYDANMVGDVFFPRGFTHHFAHHHDYSSSSGVNPVATTATATATTTVSDHAFCSMESAEKGWFGFDSGNNRWPRQETLSLLEIRSRLDSKFRENNQKAPLWNEISRIMAEEFGYQRSGKKCKEKFENLYKYYKKTKEGKASRQDGKHYRFFRQLEAICGDQANNTHAHASTSDKTHRAGGNTAATIQKQTFTTNQDHNNGDSNNNPKCSESLSISNSSQFETSSSENNDEDLSAIAFMMKQSRDEKQKGLDHTHRPSDHRRVRKSWRTKVEEIVDSHMRKIIQTQDAWMERMLSVVEQREQEMASREEERKRKESMWFDQQVHELWAKEKAWVEARDAALIEVVRKHIGIGIGLEALPLVEEESPNKNKSQGSIDANEFPSEGVDPGRSSSSRWTEMEISNLMQLRTSFEQRFRENNNGYMENGVWDEIAAKMACLGFDRSASECKQIWEEISISLRRTVDECDDGAKRRPWYLGLKLTDDDL, encoded by the exons ATGGGTGATCCTTATGGGCTACCGGAGGATCTCCGGCGGCTTATACCAGCCAGAAGTACCCATTTGAACCCTTCAGACACACACCTAATTGAACCACTTTGTGTTCACCATGGTCTCAGTAGTGCTGTTGCTGCTGCTACTGCTAGTGCTACTCCACCCATCACCTATGACGCCAACATGGTTGGGGACGTTTTCTTCCCTCGTGGTTTCACTCATCACTTTGCTCATCACCATGACTATTCTTCTTCCTCTGGCGTAAACCCCGTTGCTACTACTGCTACTGCTACTGCTACTACTACTGTCTCGGATCATGCATTCTGCAGCATGGAAAGTGCAGAGAAAGGGTGGTTTGGGTTTGATTCCGGGAACAACAGGTGGCCTAGACAGGAGACCCTTTCTCTTCTAGAGATCAGATCTCGTCTTGATTCCAAGTTCAGAGAGAACAATCAGAAAGCACCCTTGTGGAATGAGATTTCTAG GATAATGGCTGAGGAATTTGGGTACCAAAGAAGTGGAAAGAAATGCAAAGAGAAATTTGAGAATTTGTACAAGTATTACAAGAAGACAAAAGAAGGTAAAGCTAGTAGACAAGATGGGAAGCACTACAGGTTCTTCAGGCAGCTAGAAGCAATATGTGGAGATCAAGCAAATAACACTCATGCTCATGCCTCAACTTCAGATAAAACCCATCGTGCTGGTGGAAACACTGCTGCTACTATTCAAAAACAAACCTTCACAACCAACCAAGACCACAATAATGGTGATTCTAACAATAACCCCAAATGCTCAGAGAGCCTCAGCATCTCAAATTCATCTCAATTCGAGACATCCTCATCAGAGAACAACGATGAGGATCTTTCAGCTATTGCATTCATGATGAAGCAGTCAAGGGATGAGAAGCAGAAAGGGTTGGATCATACTCATAGGCCAAGTGATCATAGGAGGGTGAGAAAAAGCTGGAGAACAAAAGTGGAGGAGATAGTGGATTCCCACATGAGGAAGATCATACAGACTCAAGATGCTTGGATGGAGAGAATGTTGAGTGTTGTTGAGCAAAGAGAGCAAGAGATGGCATCTAGGGAggaagaaaggaagagaaaagaGTCAATGTGGTTTGACCAACAGGTGCATGAACTGTGGGCCAAAGAGAAAGCATGGGTTGAGGCAAGAGATGCTGCATTGATAGAGGTTGTGAGGAAACACATTGGGATAGGGATAGGACTTGAAGCATTGCCATTGGTCGAAGAAGAATCACCGAATAAGAATAAGAGCCAGGGAAGTATTGATGCCAATGAGTTTCCCTCTGAGGGTGTTGATCCTGGTAGAAGTAGTAGTAGTAGGTGGACAGAAATGgagatttcaaatttgatgCAGCTAAGGACTAGTTTTGAGCAAAGattcagagaaaataataatgGGTACATGGAGAATGGGGTTTGGGATGAAATAGCAGCAAAAATGGCTTGTTTGGGGTTTGATAGGAGTGCAAGTGAGTGCAAGCAAATATGGGAAGAGATCAGCATCTCTCTCAGAAGGACAGTGGATGAGTGTGATGATGGTGCAAAAAGAAGGCCTTGGTATTTGGGACTTAAGCTGACGGATGATGATCTTTGA